One part of the Desulfonema ishimotonii genome encodes these proteins:
- a CDS encoding OmpP1/FadL family transporter, with protein sequence MFFIIFPYFAQASEKLELPSSPNPVGSGARALGMGGAFIAVADDATSASWNPGGLIQVKRPEYSVVLSSFHRIEDNAFGKYPEASGDQNVSDVNLNYASLTYPFDFLKRNMAVSLNYQHLFDFSREWDFSYSYQSSRLKTHRTEDFEREGQLYALGLAYCIQVTPKFSFGVTLNLWNDWFNDNEWHQKEYRRDQDTHIASGDVTETEYTWRDEYSFDGINANIGFLWNITDHWTVGAVLKTPFTGDLHHKSTFYSSLSQELQVSSGDAELDMPMSYGIGVAWHPTDQLTVSADIYRTEWDDFILEDADGSRTSMVSGLAESESDVDPTCQVRAGAEYLFLFPEKGYVVPLRGGVFYDPAPAEGSSDDFYGFSLGTGFAKSPYVFDIAYQYRFSWDVNEYLLPSLDFSQDVDEHTLYVSFIYHF encoded by the coding sequence ATGTTCTTTATAATTTTTCCGTATTTCGCACAGGCCAGTGAAAAACTTGAACTCCCATCTTCTCCCAACCCTGTTGGTTCCGGCGCACGAGCGTTGGGAATGGGGGGGGCGTTTATTGCCGTTGCTGATGATGCGACTTCCGCATCTTGGAATCCCGGCGGACTGATCCAGGTCAAACGACCGGAATACTCCGTTGTTTTATCTTCTTTTCACCGCATTGAAGATAATGCCTTTGGTAAATATCCGGAGGCATCCGGTGATCAGAATGTATCTGATGTCAATCTGAACTATGCCAGCCTGACCTATCCTTTTGATTTTCTGAAGCGGAATATGGCGGTTTCGCTGAATTACCAGCACCTGTTTGATTTTTCACGGGAATGGGATTTTTCCTACTCTTATCAGTCGAGCCGTTTAAAGACTCATCGGACGGAAGATTTTGAACGGGAAGGGCAACTCTATGCGCTGGGGCTTGCCTATTGTATTCAGGTGACGCCCAAATTTTCTTTCGGAGTAACGCTCAATCTCTGGAATGACTGGTTCAATGATAATGAATGGCATCAGAAGGAATATCGCCGGGACCAGGATACGCATATTGCCAGCGGCGATGTCACGGAAACGGAGTACACTTGGCGTGACGAATATTCGTTTGACGGCATTAATGCTAATATCGGATTTTTATGGAATATAACCGATCACTGGACGGTGGGTGCGGTATTGAAAACCCCGTTTACCGGGGATTTGCATCATAAAAGTACATTTTACTCTTCTTTATCGCAAGAGCTTCAGGTTTCTTCCGGCGACGCCGAACTGGACATGCCCATGTCCTACGGTATCGGCGTGGCCTGGCATCCGACGGATCAGCTCACCGTTTCGGCGGATATTTACCGGACCGAGTGGGATGATTTTATTCTGGAGGATGCGGACGGTTCGCGTACTTCCATGGTCAGCGGGCTGGCGGAATCCGAATCTGATGTTGATCCCACCTGTCAGGTTCGCGCAGGGGCGGAATATCTTTTTCTCTTCCCGGAAAAGGGCTACGTGGTTCCCCTGCGGGGAGGGGTGTTTTATGACCCGGCTCCGGCAGAGGGCAGTTCGGACGATTTCTACGGCTTCAGCCTGGGCACAGGGTTTGCCAAATCTCCCTATGTTTTCGATATCGCCTATCAGTACCGGTTTAGCTGGGATGTGAACGAGTATCTGCTGCCAAGCCTGGATTTCTCACAGGATGTGGATGAGCATACCCTGTATGTCTCATTTATTTATCACTTCTGA
- a CDS encoding IS110 family transposase: MNNCIGIDISKNTFDVHCLADGSDHHIDYTEKNIRDTVRHFVSAKPELIVMEATGGYEIPLAEELFAAGLPVAIVNPKRIRDFAKAIGQTAKTDRIDARVIARFGATLQPPATDAPDKNVVRIRVLTARKRQLKKMRTAEKNRTEHSRDEFTAQSLQTVINTLNAQIAAVDEQVRTLIPASPELKQKAEIIQSFPGIGEKTAAALVTDMPELGTLSRRQAAALTGTAPINRDSGQFRGKRMTGGGRCEVRTMLYMPTLAAIRHNPVIRSYYNRLVSGGKEKMVAVVACMRKIIVIINCMAAKNESWNPNFA, encoded by the coding sequence ATGAACAATTGCATAGGCATTGATATTTCCAAAAACACTTTTGATGTTCACTGTCTTGCCGACGGATCTGATCATCATATTGATTACACTGAAAAAAACATCCGGGATACTGTCAGACACTTCGTCTCGGCGAAGCCGGAACTGATTGTCATGGAAGCCACCGGCGGTTATGAAATTCCCCTGGCCGAAGAACTTTTCGCAGCCGGGCTTCCGGTCGCCATTGTCAACCCGAAACGCATCCGGGATTTTGCAAAAGCGATCGGGCAGACCGCCAAAACCGACAGGATCGACGCCCGTGTCATTGCCCGGTTCGGTGCGACATTGCAGCCACCGGCCACCGATGCTCCTGATAAGAATGTGGTCAGAATCAGAGTTCTGACTGCCAGGAAACGTCAGCTGAAAAAGATGCGGACTGCCGAAAAAAACCGCACGGAACACAGCCGGGATGAGTTCACAGCTCAGAGTCTTCAGACTGTGATTAATACCCTGAACGCCCAGATCGCAGCGGTCGATGAGCAGGTCCGAACTCTGATCCCAGCCTCTCCGGAACTGAAACAGAAAGCTGAGATAATTCAGTCTTTCCCGGGCATCGGGGAAAAAACCGCCGCCGCTTTGGTAACTGATATGCCGGAGCTGGGCACCCTGAGCAGAAGGCAGGCTGCGGCTCTGACCGGAACGGCTCCGATCAATCGGGACAGCGGGCAGTTCCGGGGAAAACGGATGACCGGCGGCGGACGCTGTGAAGTCAGAACAATGCTTTATATGCCAACTCTTGCCGCAATCCGACACAACCCGGTTATCCGGTCATATTATAATCGCCTCGTTTCCGGCGGTAAGGAAAAGATGGTGGCGGTTGTCGCCTGTATGAGAAAAATCATTGTTATCATCAACTGTATGGCCGCAAAAAATGAGTCATGGAACCCAAATTTTGCTTGA
- a CDS encoding leucine-rich repeat domain-containing protein, whose translation MAKSRKRSLYSLFTFLSVFLLHGIAAADICDTVSDIPKTECEALVELYNSTDGDNWTNKSGWLTDPVVGNWYGITVKSGHVRNIQLGSNNLTGTIPSAIGNFANAVDIYLGNNNLSGSIPVEIGNLSNLETLYLDRNQLTGNVPEEIASLTNLESFAVYNNQLDGCLPVALKNISLFSFYFAGNDLREPEDTDFQNWLDGLTFVSRTNIPCTICDSITDIPKTECEALVALYNSTDGDNWTNKDGWLTDPVAGNWNGVTVESGHVTKISLFGNNLVGTIPAEIANFINLSYLDLSSNQLSGAIPAALGNLANLQSFNLYSNQLNGEIPSELANLSTLQFLNLSCNQLSGTIPSQLGNLVNLQALWLGDNELSGTVPLELGNLSNLNGLSLNINQLSGCLPDNLKNLPLTSFSFEDTDLEEPQDADFQNWLAGISNLSRTNRPCETSICDSITDIPKTECEALVALYNSTDGDNWTDKSGWLTDTVAGNWNGVTVENGHVTNISLFNNNLVGTIPAEIGNFSDLKLLWLAENQLTGEIPAEIGNLTNLETLWLATNSLSGSVPAEIGNLTNLKSLMLHTNKLTGSLPESMGNLSSLEEMMIQGNLFDGCLPETLKNLASLFVFQFDNTDLKEPQDTDFQNWLNAITVLQRTNTPCEISICDSITDIPKSECEALVALYNSTDGDNWTNKDGWLTDPVAGNWHGVTVVGGHVTSIDLSSNNLTGTIPPELGNLASLQKLYLYSNQLSGTIPPELGNLASLQRFDLTFNQLSGTIPPELGNLANLEYLALGHNELSGTIPPELGNLASLQVLYLPINKLSGTIPAELGNLASLEYLWLSSNQLSGCLPDSLKNLSLDRFGFEDTELQEPQDTDFQNWLAGITDLIRTNTPCETSICDSITDIPKTECEALVALYNSTDGDNWTNKDGWLTDPVAGNWHGVTVQGGHVVEIELKNNKLIGTLPAHLGNFTNLCTLDLGEYYGSNSNLLSGTIPSELGNLINLQELDLSANQLSGTIPPELGNLSSLQTLRLSANQLSGTIPPN comes from the coding sequence ATGGCCAAAAGCCGTAAACGGAGTCTTTATTCATTGTTCACGTTTCTGAGCGTGTTCCTGCTGCACGGAATCGCGGCTGCTGATATTTGCGATACCGTGAGCGACATTCCCAAGACCGAGTGTGAGGCGCTGGTGGAGTTATACAACAGCACGGACGGGGATAACTGGACCAACAAGTCGGGATGGCTGACAGATCCGGTTGTGGGGAACTGGTATGGCATCACGGTTAAAAGCGGGCATGTGAGGAATATCCAGTTGGGCAGCAATAATCTGACCGGGACCATTCCTTCTGCTATCGGAAACTTTGCCAATGCCGTTGATATTTATTTGGGAAATAACAATTTAAGCGGTTCGATTCCTGTTGAGATCGGGAATTTATCGAATTTGGAAACCCTTTATTTGGATCGCAACCAACTGACCGGGAATGTGCCGGAAGAAATTGCCAGTCTTACCAACCTGGAGTCGTTTGCAGTGTACAATAATCAGTTGGACGGCTGTTTGCCTGTGGCGCTGAAAAATATATCTTTGTTTTCTTTCTATTTTGCCGGTAATGATCTTCGTGAACCCGAAGATACCGATTTTCAAAACTGGCTGGATGGACTTACATTCGTATCCCGGACAAATATTCCCTGCACCATATGCGACAGCATCACTGATATTCCCAAGACCGAGTGCGAGGCGCTGGTGGCACTGTACAACAGCACGGACGGCGATAACTGGACGAATAAAGACGGGTGGCTGACGGACCCGGTGGCGGGGAACTGGAACGGGGTGACGGTTGAAAGCGGGCATGTTACGAAGATTTCCCTGTTCGGCAATAATCTGGTCGGGACGATTCCGGCGGAGATCGCCAATTTTATTAATTTATCATATCTTGATTTGTCTTCCAATCAACTAAGCGGTGCAATTCCGGCAGCGTTGGGCAATCTTGCTAATTTGCAATCGTTTAATTTGTATTCCAATCAACTGAACGGAGAAATTCCTTCGGAATTGGCCAATCTTTCAACTTTGCAGTTTCTTAATTTGTCTTGCAACCAACTGAGCGGAACAATTCCCTCGCAACTGGGTAATCTTGTTAATTTGCAGGCGCTTTGGCTGGGGGACAATGAATTGAGCGGTACGGTTCCTTTGGAATTGGGCAATCTTTCTAATCTGAATGGGCTTTCTCTGAATATCAATCAACTGAGCGGATGCCTCCCGGATAATCTGAAAAATTTACCGCTTACTTCTTTCAGTTTTGAAGACACAGATCTTGAGGAACCACAGGACGCAGATTTTCAGAACTGGCTGGCGGGAATTTCAAATTTGAGCCGGACCAACAGGCCCTGTGAAACTTCAATCTGCGACAGCATCACCGACATTCCCAAGACCGAGTGTGAGGCGCTGGTGGCACTTTACAACAGCACGGACGGGGATAACTGGACAGACAAGTCCGGATGGTTGACAGATACGGTTGCGGGGAATTGGAACGGGGTGACGGTTGAGAACGGTCATGTCACAAATATTTCCCTGTTCAATAATAACTTGGTCGGGACGATTCCGGCGGAGATCGGCAATTTTTCCGATTTGAAGCTTCTCTGGCTGGCCGAAAACCAGCTCACCGGGGAGATTCCGGCGGAAATCGGCAATCTGACAAATCTGGAAACGCTCTGGCTGGCAACCAACAGCCTGAGCGGTTCCGTTCCGGCGGAGATCGGCAATCTGACGAATCTGAAATCCCTTATGCTGCATACCAACAAGTTGACCGGTTCTCTGCCGGAGAGCATGGGGAATCTTTCGAGCTTGGAAGAGATGATGATTCAGGGCAATCTGTTTGACGGCTGCCTGCCGGAGACGCTGAAAAATCTGGCGTCGCTGTTTGTGTTTCAGTTTGATAATACCGATTTGAAAGAGCCGCAGGATACGGATTTTCAGAACTGGCTGAATGCGATTACGGTTTTGCAGAGAACCAACACCCCCTGTGAAATTTCAATCTGCGACAGCATCACCGACATTCCCAAGTCCGAGTGTGAGGCATTGGTGGCGCTGTACAACAGCACGGACGGGGATAACTGGACGAATAAGGACGGGTGGCTGACGGACCCGGTGGCGGGGAACTGGCACGGTGTGACGGTTGTGGGCGGGCATGTCACGAGTATTGATTTGAGCAGCAACAACTTGACTGGAACGATTCCGCCGGAGCTGGGCAATCTTGCCAGTTTGCAGAAGCTTTATTTGTATTCCAATCAACTGAGTGGAACGATTCCGCCGGAGCTTGGCAATCTTGCCAGTTTGCAGAGGTTTGATTTGACTTTCAATCAACTGAGTGGAACGATTCCGCCGGAGCTTGGCAATCTTGCCAATTTGGAATATCTTGCGTTGGGTCACAATGAACTGAGTGGAACGATTCCGCCGGAGCTTGGCAATCTTGCCAGTTTGCAGGTGCTTTATTTGCCTATCAATAAACTGAGTGGAACGATTCCGGCGGAGCTTGGCAATCTTGCCAGTTTGGAATATCTTTGGTTGTCTTCCAATCAACTGAGCGGATGTCTCCCGGATAGTCTGAAAAATTTATCACTCGACAGGTTCGGTTTTGAAGATACAGAACTTCAGGAACCACAGGATACGGATTTCCAGAACTGGCTGGCGGGAATTACAGATTTAATCCGGACCAACACCCCCTGCGAAACTTCAATCTGCGACAGCATCACCGACATTCCCAAAACCGAATGCGAGGCGCTGGTGGCGCTGTACAACAGCACGGACGGGGATAACTGGACCAACAAAGACGGGTGGCTGACCGATCCGGTGGCGGGGAATTGGCATGGAGTGACAGTTCAGGGCGGGCATGTTGTTGAGATTGAATTGAAAAATAACAAGCTTATTGGAACCCTGCCAGCACATTTGGGAAATTTTACCAATTTATGTACACTCGATTTAGGTGAGTATTATGGTTCTAACAGTAACCTTTTAAGTGGCACTATCCCATCGGAATTAGGAAATCTCATTAATTTACAGGAGCTTGATCTGTCTGCCAATCAACTGAGTGGCACGATTCCCCCCGAACTAGGTAATCTTTCCAGTTTGCAGACACTTAGGCTGTCTGCCAATCAACTGAGTGGCACAATCCCCCCGAACTAG
- a CDS encoding leucine-rich repeat domain-containing protein, whose product MQTLRLSSTQLSGAIPPEIGDLSSLQTLYLYSTQLSGAIPPEIGDLSSLQTLNLSSTQLSGAIPPEIGDLSSLQTLNLSSTQLSGAIPPEIGDLSSLQTLNLSFTQLSGAIPPEIGDLSSLQTLNLSSTQLSGEIPPEIGDLSSLQTLHLSSTQLSGAIPPEIGDLSSLQTLYLYSTQLSGAIPPEIGDLSSLQTLYLYSTQLSGAIPPELGNLASLQTLRLYSNQLSGTIPPELGNLASLQTLYLYSTQLSGTIPPELGNLASLQALSLNSNDLSGTIPSELGNLANLTILDLNSNQLSGTIPPELGNLASLQTLDLDSNALSGTIPPEIGNLASLQGLDLDYNQLSGCLPDSLKNLSLTSFKFEDTELQEPQDTDFQNWLAGITSLGRTNTPCNPDDSDGDTLPDSWEKFHFGDITVSDGTQNLDGDGMSDLQEYQNGTDPLWSADSNLADGLVAHYPFDGNAEEVAAGADGQLNGPVFVPDRLGYANGAAQFDGTDDWINVPGLNQDFLENGFSFNLWFKTDETVARQAMFWFSDDQPSAGIVDGKVYFNFKQNIDASPKVLTDTVDLTKSVYTPGQWNMATYTYDADVPAINFYLNGTLIGTRTLNGGFIKSPTGVFRIGRDDVAGRFFDGLIDDLKIYSRPISAEEIQQLLDSDNDKMPDTVEEETFGNFSHDETHDTDLDGILDWQEFLYGTDPNLYDEPDHTEEYTFTCNFGQPEITLLPNGYHKVTASGADWLDDTVTGAPMLPVRTARLFVPPGRELVAVRIIYHNLQILDGAYNIQFTPVPRSLADDTDGSDSEDKPDWVTYGKDAYYPYMVASDVVEKQVGEDMKIYDAGRVQRLHGNNIVEADAYPVMFYPAGKTLAYATELEVTVFTRPAESEEADQITFDNSPDHVETVLKTIDNTDVFEDYVVGLDTYSAPDDSWEYVIITIKDLLEKDSEGNNPFETLAEHRRTLAGGAYSTHIVTLESIMANYPGRDRAEQMRNFIIDAYKNHGTKFVVLGGIVMARRNSRCCRHGDAYLLNVSNSMTVALSM is encoded by the coding sequence TTGCAGACACTTAGGCTGTCTTCTACACAACTGAGTGGTGCAATTCCTCCGGAGATAGGCGATCTTTCCAGTTTGCAGACGCTTTATCTGTATTCTACACAACTGAGTGGTGCAATTCCTCCGGAGATAGGCGATCTTTCCAGTTTGCAGACGCTTAATCTGTCTTCTACACAACTGAGTGGTGCAATTCCTCCGGAGATAGGCGATCTTTCCAGTTTACAGACGCTTAATCTGTCTTCTACACAACTGAGTGGTGCAATTCCTCCGGAGATAGGCGATCTTTCCAGTTTGCAGACGCTTAATCTGTCTTTTACACAACTGAGTGGTGCAATTCCTCCGGAGATAGGCGATCTTTCCAGTTTGCAGACGCTTAATCTGTCTTCTACGCAACTGAGTGGTGAAATTCCTCCGGAGATAGGCGATCTTTCCAGTTTGCAGACGCTTCATCTGTCTTCTACACAACTGAGTGGTGCAATTCCTCCGGAGATAGGCGATCTTTCCAGTTTGCAGACGCTTTATCTGTATTCTACACAACTGAGTGGTGCAATTCCTCCGGAGATAGGCGATCTTTCCAGTTTGCAGACGCTTTATCTGTATTCTACACAACTGAGTGGTGCAATTCCTCCGGAGCTTGGCAATCTTGCCAGTTTGCAGACGCTTCGTTTGTATTCCAATCAACTGAGTGGAACGATTCCGCCGGAGCTTGGCAATCTTGCCAGTTTGCAGACGCTTTATCTGTATTCTACACAACTGAGTGGAACGATTCCGCCGGAGCTTGGCAATCTTGCCAGTTTGCAGGCGCTTTCTTTGAATTCCAATGACCTGAGTGGAACGATTCCGTCGGAGCTTGGCAATCTTGCCAATTTAACGATACTTGATTTGAATTCCAACCAACTGAGTGGAACGATTCCGCCGGAGCTTGGCAATCTTGCCAGTTTGCAGACGCTTGATTTGGATTCCAATGCCCTGAGTGGAACGATACCGCCGGAGATAGGGAATCTTGCAAGTTTACAGGGGCTTGATTTGGACTACAATCAACTGAGCGGATGCCTCCCGGATAGTCTGAAAAATTTGTCGCTTACTTCTTTCAAGTTTGAAGACACAGAGCTTCAGGAGCCACAGGACACGGATTTCCAGAACTGGCTGGCGGGGATTACAAGTTTGGGCCGGACCAACACCCCCTGTAATCCCGACGACTCCGACGGCGACACTTTACCAGACTCGTGGGAAAAATTTCACTTCGGCGACATAACGGTCTCCGACGGCACGCAGAATCTGGACGGCGACGGCATGTCCGATCTTCAGGAATACCAGAATGGCACAGACCCGCTTTGGAGCGCAGACTCAAATCTGGCTGACGGTCTGGTGGCCCATTACCCCTTTGACGGAAACGCGGAAGAAGTCGCTGCCGGAGCCGACGGCCAGCTCAACGGCCCCGTGTTTGTCCCGGACCGGCTCGGATATGCCAACGGCGCAGCCCAATTTGACGGCACAGACGACTGGATCAACGTACCGGGGCTGAATCAGGATTTTCTTGAAAATGGCTTTTCCTTCAACCTCTGGTTCAAAACCGATGAAACCGTTGCGCGGCAGGCAATGTTCTGGTTCTCCGATGACCAGCCTTCCGCCGGAATCGTGGACGGCAAGGTGTATTTCAATTTCAAACAAAATATCGACGCATCTCCCAAGGTTCTCACCGACACAGTGGACCTGACCAAATCCGTTTACACGCCGGGCCAATGGAACATGGCAACATACACCTACGACGCTGACGTGCCCGCGATTAATTTCTATCTGAACGGCACACTCATCGGAACCCGGACGCTGAATGGCGGATTTATCAAAAGCCCCACCGGTGTATTTCGGATCGGCAGGGACGACGTCGCAGGCCGGTTTTTTGATGGCCTGATAGATGACCTGAAAATCTACTCCCGCCCGATCTCCGCAGAAGAAATTCAGCAACTGCTCGATTCCGACAACGACAAAATGCCGGACACAGTGGAAGAAGAAACTTTCGGCAATTTCTCCCATGATGAAACCCATGACACAGATCTGGACGGCATACTGGATTGGCAGGAATTCCTGTACGGAACCGATCCCAATCTCTACGACGAACCGGACCATACTGAGGAATATACGTTTACGTGCAACTTTGGCCAGCCTGAAATCACCCTGCTTCCCAACGGCTATCACAAAGTGACCGCCAGCGGCGCGGACTGGCTGGATGACACCGTGACCGGCGCACCAATGCTGCCCGTGAGAACCGCACGCCTCTTTGTGCCCCCGGGACGGGAACTCGTCGCCGTCCGAATCATCTATCACAACCTTCAGATTCTTGATGGCGCATACAATATTCAGTTTACGCCGGTTCCGCGATCGCTCGCGGACGATACCGATGGCTCAGACAGCGAAGATAAACCGGATTGGGTTACCTATGGAAAGGATGCCTACTACCCGTATATGGTGGCCTCGGATGTGGTGGAAAAACAGGTCGGGGAGGACATGAAAATCTACGATGCCGGGAGAGTCCAGCGGCTTCACGGAAATAACATCGTGGAAGCCGACGCATATCCGGTGATGTTTTATCCTGCCGGGAAAACCCTGGCGTATGCAACTGAACTGGAAGTAACCGTTTTCACCAGACCGGCGGAATCGGAGGAGGCAGATCAGATCACATTTGATAACTCGCCGGACCATGTGGAAACAGTGCTGAAAACAATTGATAATACAGATGTTTTTGAGGATTACGTGGTTGGATTGGACACTTACAGCGCGCCGGATGATAGCTGGGAATATGTGATTATCACAATCAAAGATTTGCTGGAAAAAGATTCGGAAGGCAATAACCCCTTTGAAACACTGGCGGAACACCGGCGAACCCTTGCCGGAGGCGCATACTCTACGCATATCGTCACGCTGGAGTCCATCATGGC